From the Cohaesibacter sp. ES.047 genome, the window ATTTCCACCTCGCTCGGTGCCGTGTCGCGATCGCCAGGACCAAATCCCCACATATCGATCAACGGCGACAGAGTGATATCGAATCGCCCGTTGCTTTGATCATGAATTCGCTGTGATTCTTTAAGGACTTCCAAAAAGGGTGGGGATATCTCTAGCCAATTAGTCGTAGAACTTGCGTTGAATGCCGATATTTCCGAGTCATCGGTCCAGTTATTCAGTTTGTCATTTGCTTCATCCAGTGTCTTTTTGATATCGTGATACAGGGCTTCCTCATCCACCTTTCCGCGGGCGTGTAAAGCCTTGATCGTATAGCTCGTGCCCATTGTATTGCCGCGCAATACATATTCATCGGTTTGCTCGCTGAGCAGGTCGCAACCCGAAAGACTCATGATAACGGCAAGGAAGGCAAGGGCGACGAGCGCGCGCATAAGGTCTTTTCCTTAAAAGGCTGGAGTGCAATTCTTAACACTATCCCTTAGGATATCTCGGCAGGATTCGATCGCTTTGTGCCTTTCCTATTCGATCGAAGTCAAGGTATTTTCACCAACGTCAATGAGAAGGATTAGCGGATTTAAAGGGAAAATTATTTCATTTTCTCTATCCATATCCCATCGCGTTGCAAAACCAACCCTTCTCGCGGCAATTGGACTTGAATTGTCCTGCGTCCACAGTTAGCAAGAGGACGCTATTTCGCAGGGCAAGACTAGCGCTCGCGGCCAAAAAGAACACACATTTAGTCAAGGTATGCTATGAAGCTAAAAAAAGGATTGGACTTGCCGATAGCCGGCGCTCCTGTCCAGACCATTCATGAAGGGCCAAAAATCACCAAGGTGGCTGTGAATGGTCGGGACTTCATCGGCCTCAAACCCAAGATGCTGGTCGCAGAAGGGGATAAGGTCAAGAAGGGTCAACCACTCTTTTTGCACAAGGCTTCTGAGGATGTGATGTATGTCGCTCCCGGTGGTGGTACGATTACCGCCATTAACCGAGGGCCCCGCCGCGTGCTCGAAACCATCGTGATCACTCTCGACGACACCGAAGAGGAAGTCACGTATGAGGCCTATGCGCTCAACCAACTGAGTGCATTGCCACGTGAGGCGGTTCAGAAACGCCTTTACGAAAGCGGCCAGTGGACCTACTTCAAGACCCGGCCCTATTCCTACGTACCTGAGCAGGACACCGTTCCTCACTCGATCTTTGTCACGGCAATGGACACCAACCCGCTCGCTGCGGATCCCAAGGTGATTATTGCAGAGAATGCCGAAGCCTTTGGCGCCGGCGTTGACGTGATTTCCCGATTGACCGACGGCCATGTCTATGTCTGTCACGCTCCGGATGCCAAGATGCCGGGTGTGACCACCGAAAGCGCCGTGTTCGAAACCTTCGAAGGTCCGCATCCGGCCGGTCTTGCCGGGACGCACATTCACTACCTTGATCCTGTCGGGCCTGAGAAAATGGTGTGGTCCATTTCCTATGCTGACGTGATCGCCATCGGTAATCTGTTCAAGAACGGCAAGATCGACACGGACCGCACGATTGCGCTTGCTGGGCCGCTGGCGACCAATTCGCGTCTGATCAAGACCCGGGTCGGCGCTTCGACCGATGAGCTCACCGCAGGCGAAGCCGAAATCGGCATTGACTGCCGCGTTGTCTCGGGTTCGGTTCTGTCCGGCGTGCATGCCCATGATCACTTCGGCTTCCTGTCGCGCTCTGCTCTTCAGATCACCCTGATCGAAGAAGACATGAAACAGCGTGTTCTGGGTTGGGTGAACGCGTCGCCGAACAACTGGTCCTTCAATAACGTGCATCTGTCCTCTCTTTTCGGAGGCGACAAGAAGTTCGCATTCACGTCCAACCAGCGTGGTGGACGTCGTGCGATGGTGCCGTTCGGGTCCTATGAGCGCGTTATTCCTCTGGACATCCTGCCGACCCAGTTGCTCCGGGCACTGGTCACGCTGGACACCGACCAGTCCCAGAAGCTTGGCGCTCTGGAGTTGGATGAAGAGGATCTCGCTCTGTGCACTTTCATCTGCCATTCGAAATATGAGTATGGTGAAGCCTTGCGTGCCAATCTCACAAAAATCGAAAAAGAGGGCTAAACCTTGGGTCTGCGCAGTTTTTTCGACAGCATCGAGCCGCATTTCCATAAAGGCGGCAAGCTGGAAAAATTCTTTGCCATTTACGAGATGGTGGAGTCTTTCATCTATACGCCCAAGTTCGTAACACGCGCCGCGCCACATGCGCGCGACGATATCGACTTGAAGCGTGTCATGTCCTACGTGGTTCTTGCCACATTCCCCTGTGTCCTGATGGCTCTTTATAACACCGGCTATCAGACCAACATGGCCCTGTCGCAGTTGGGTATCGAGGATGTGCCCGGTTGGCGCGCCTGGATCCTGTCCGCGCTCGGCGTCGGCTTCAATCCTGACAGTCTGTTCGCCAACATCATGCACGGGCTGCTCTACTTCCTGCCCGTCTATATCGTGACGTTGACAGCAGGCGGCATCGTGGAAGTGATTTTCTCCATCGTGCGTGGTCACGAGATCAACGAAGGCTTCTTCGTTACCTCGATGCTCTATGCGCTGATCCTTCCTGCTTCGTCTCCACTCTGGATGGTTGCCCTTGGCATCATCTTCGGCGTTGTCTTGGGTAAGGAAGTGTTTGGCGGAACCGGCAAGAACTTTCTCAACCCGGCGCTTGTGGGTCGTGCGTTCCTCTATTTTGCCTACCCGGCAGCCATGTCCGGCGACTCCGTCTGGACGCCGGTAGACGGCTTTTCAGGGGCAACAGCACTTGGCGTGTCCGCACTTCAGGGACATCAGGCGCTCGGCTCCATTGATCTGACCTGGTGGGATGCCTTCATCGGTATCATGCAGGGGTCTCTTGGTGAAACTTCGGCGCTTGCCTGCCTCATTGGCTGCGTCTTCCTGATGTACACCAAAATCGCCAACTGGCGCCTCATCGCGGGCTGCGTGGCCGGCACGGCAGGCTTCTCTCTGCTGCTGAACCTGATTGGCTCCGATACCAACCCGATGTTCGCAATGCCCTTCTGGTGGCATATGGTTCTGGGTGGTTGGGCCTTCGGTCTGGTCTTCATGGTCACTGAGCCTGTTTCTGCCGCACATACCAATGCGGGCCGCTTCTGGTACGGGGTCCTGATCGGCTTCATGGTCATCATGATCCGTGTCATCAACCCGGCTTTCCCGGAAGGCATGATGCTCGCAATCCTGTTCGGTAACATTTTTGCGCCGCTCATCGACTATGTCGTTGTGCGTGCCAACATCAAGCGGAGGGCTGCTCGCAATGCCTGAGGCATCTGAAAAGAAACTCGGTCCCTGGGGTCGTTTTCTGGCAATGCCAGCCGACAATCCCGTCAAAACGGTCATCGTCGCCGTGGGCCTGTGTCTGTTCTGCTCCATGATCGTGTCCGCAGCCGCCGTTGCTCTGCGACCGGTTCAGGAACAGAACAAGGTTCTCGACAAGCGCCGCAATATTCTCGAAGTGGCTGGCCTCTATCAGTCCGGCATGGACGTCAACAAGACCTTCAGCGAGCGGGTTGAACCGCGCCTTGTCGATATCGAAGCCGGCACCTTCTCTGATGCTGCGGATCCGGCAACCTACGACCAACGTGCGGCCGCAAGCGATCCGACCAGATCTGTTGCCCCGGAGAATGACATTGCCGGTATCGGCCGTCAGGCCAAACTGGCAGCCATCTACCTGGTTCGTGACGACGCAGGTGAGGTCGAGAAGATCATTCTTCCCGTCCATGGCTATGGTCTTTGGTCCACGCTTTACGGCTTTGTTGCTTTGAAATCTGATGGCAATGAAGTGGCCGGTTTCCAGTTCTATGAACATGCGGAAACTCCGGGTCTGGGTGCTGAAGTTGATAACCCCAGCTGGAAATCACAGTGGCCCGGCAAGAAAATTTACGGCGAAGATGGCGATGTTCAAATCACTGTCTCAAAGGGATCTCCTTCCGGCGAAATGGCCCAGTACCATATCGACAGTCTGGCAGGTGCAACCCTGACAAGCCGTGGCGTTGATAACCTTGTCCAGTTCTGGATGGGCGAACAAGGCTTCAAGCGCTTCCTTGAAAACCTCAAAGAAGGGACGGTCTGATGTCTGAGCCAAGCAGAAAAACAATGCTGATCGACCCGCTGGTCGACAACAACCCCATCACTTTGCAGGTTCTGGGCATCTGTTCAGCACTTGCCGTGACGTCCTCGCTTAAGGTGGCGTTCGTGATGGCATTGTCGGTGACAATGGTGACTGCGTTCTCGAACCTGTTCATCTCGATCATCCGCAACCATGTACCCAACAACATCCGCATCATCGTGCAGATGGTCATCATTGCATCGTTGGTGATCCTGGTTGACCAAATGCTCAAGGCTTATGCCTTCGAGATTTCGAAAACCCTCTCGGTTTTCGTCGGCCTGATTATCACCAACTGCATCGTGATGGGACGTGCAGAAGCCTTCGCCATGAAGAATCCGCCGATTGCGAGTTTGCTTGACGGGATTGGCAACGGACTTGGCTATTCGCTGATCCTGATGCTGGTCGGTTTCATCCGCGAACTCTTCGGAGCGGGCTCCTTGTTCGGCATCACCATTCTGGAAACCGTGAACAACGGTGGCTGGTATGTACCGAACGGCATGCTTTTGTTGCCGCCAAGCGCCTTCTTCATCATTGGCTTCATCATCTGGGGGTTCCGGACCTGGAAGCCGGCACAGGTTGAAGCACGTGACTTCAAGATCATAGAACAAGAAGGGGGCCACTAAGAATGGAAGGTCTCATTTCTCTCGCAGTCAAGGCGATCTTCATTGAGAACCTTGCACTGGCTTTCTTTCTGGGTATGTGCACATTTCTGGCCGTATCCAAGAAGATTGAAACTGCATTAGGACTTGGCATTTCTGTGACCGTCGTACAGCTCATCACGGTTCCAGCCAACAACTTGATCCTGACCTATCTTCTCGACGAAGGAGCCCTGTCGTGGCTCGGTCTCGAAAATGTAGATCTGCGCTTCCTCGGCTTGATCTCCTATATCGGTGTGATCGCGGCCATGGTTCAGATCCTAGAAATGATCCTCGATCGCTTTTTCCCGGCGCTGTACAACGCGCTTGGCATCTTTCTGCCGCTCATCACGGTCAACTGTGCCATCCTTGGTGGCTCGCTCTTCATGGTGGAACGCAGTTACGATTTTGCCGAAAGCACGGTCTACGGTCTGTCATCCGGTATCGGTTGGGCTCTTGCGATCACAGCAATGGCTGGCGTACGCGAAAAGCTGAAATACTCCGATATTCCTGATGGCCTTCAGGGGCTGGGTATCACATTCATCACCGCAGGGTTGATGGCCATGGGCTTCATGGCTTTCTCCGGCGTGAAGCTGTAAGGGAGACAAAAGATGCAAGAGTTCGCCCTAGGCATCACGTTCTTTACGATTATCGTATTGGCGCTGGTGTTCCTGATCCTGTTTGCGCGTAGTCGCCTTGTCTCAAGCGGCAACGTGAACATCACCATCAACGGGGAGCGTACGATTACCGTTCCTTCAGGCGGTAAGCTTCTCGGTGTGCTGGCTGGACAAAAGATCTTCGTTCCCTCCGCGTGCGGTGGTGGTGGTACTTGCGCCCAGTGCCGGTGCAAGGTTCTCGAAGGCGGCGGGTCCATCCTGCCAACCGAGGAAACCCACATCACCAAGCGTGAAGCCCGCGAAGGCGATCGCCTGTCTTGTCAGGTGGCCGTCAAGCAGGACATGAAGATCGAAGTTCCCGAAGAGGTCTTCGGGGTCAAGAAGTGGGAATGCACCGTTCGCTCGAACGAGAACGTTGCCACCTTCATCAAGAACCTGGTTCTGGAATTGCCGGAAGGCGAGAATGTTGACTTCCGCGCCGGTGGTTACATCCAGATCGAGGCACCTGCGCACGTGGTCAACTACAAGGACTTCGACGTCGAGGAGGAATATCGCGAGGATTGGGACAAGTTCAATCTCTGGCAATATGTCTCCAAGGTTGATGAGCCGATTGAGCGCGCCTATTCGATGGCCAACTATCCAGAAGAAAAAGGCCTGATCATGCTCAACGTACGTGTCGCAAGCCCGCCCCCGGGCATGCCGAGCGTACCTCCGGGCAAGATGTCGTCCTACATCTTCAACCTCAAACCGGGTGACAAGGTCACCATTTCCGGTCCGTTCGGCGAATTCTTCGCCCGCGACACCAAAAGGGAAATGGTCTTTATTGGCGGTGGTGCCGGTATGGCTCCGATGCGTTCGCACATCTTCGATCAGCTCAAGCGGATACACACCGATCGCAAGATCACCTTCTGGTATGGTGCCCGTTCCAAGCGTGAGATGTTCTTCGTCGAAGACTTCGATCAGCTGGCGGCAGAAAACCCGAACTTCACCTGGCATGTCGCACTGTCTGACGCATTGCCAGAGGATGATTGGGATGGCCACACCGGGTTCATTCACAATGTTCTATACGAACAATATCTGAAGAACCATGAGGCACCGGAAGACTGCGAATATTACATGTGCGGTCCTCCGATCATGAACCAGTCCGTGATCAACATGTTGCTCGATCTGGGCGTTGATCGCGAAGACATCATGCTTGATGATTTCGGCGGCTAAGTCGCGCAATCCTTGAACATTCTGAAAAAGGGCCGGGATCTACCCGGCCCTTTTTCTATGTCTCTTCTGGGCAGAGGCAAGTCAACCATTTGGAGACTTTGTTTATGCAATCTCTCTAATACTACTCCTTTCTGTTGTAACCCCATGGCGAATGACTTAACCTTCGGTTGCAAGAGCCTGCTTTGTCTCACCCTGTTTAGCGTTCAAGTGGTCGGTGCGTGAGACACAAATAGTCACTTCAATAGCTGAGATCATCCATTACAATCGGTTGTGCTCAGGCACTGAACCGGGGGAGGTTGCATGTGGAATCGCAAACAGCGGTAAAGTATCTGGCGATCAAAGAGCTCATTTTAGAACGGATCAAACAGAAGCAATGGCCTCCGGGGTCGCTGCTGCCAACCGAAATCCAGCTTGCGGAGGAATTCGGCTGTGCCAGAGCGACGGTCAACCGGGCACTGGCACAGCTCGCTGAGGATGGCATCATTGACCGTCGGCGCAAGGCAGGCAGCCGGGTAAATTCCCTGCCGCAGCGAAGTGTGCGCGTCAATATTGTTTGTGCTATGCGGGAAATTGAGGCGAAAGGCACCGATTATCGCTATCAGCAGCTAAGACGAAGCTTTGGACTGGCGCCCGAGTGGCTCTGCGATCTAGTCGATCTGCCAAAAGACATAGAGATGCTGTATCTGCAAAGCCTGCACTTTGCGGATGACCAACCATTCCAGTTTCAGGAAGCCTGGCTGAATGCGACGGACTATCCGGAAGTTGTTGATATGGATTTCATCAAGCAGGACCCCTTCAACTGGGTGCTGCGGGAAATGCCGTTTCTTGACACGACGCTCTACCTGAAAGCACAGGCCGCGCACAAGCATGTCGCAAAGTGTCTGGATATCGCAACTGGTGACCCTGTGCTCTTTAGAAGCTATCATGGATCGTGGTCGTCCAAGACGGTCTGCTTTTTCCGCAGGATCTACCGCAGCGATTATGAAATGATTTCGCAAGGGTGAGGAATAGCCCTGCGGCGTTTCGATCTTAGGCGCTCATGGCGAGGGGATGCCGGTCTGCGCTCCACGCGTCGTCGATCACATGCTCGATGGCTGGCATCAGTTCGTCCCAACCAAAGGGAACGGCACCGGTCCGGACACGGTCTGCTCCGATGCTGTAGGCCAGCAGGGTATTGTCGAGATTGGGGTGCGCCGCAGAATAGTGATCTGTGCAGTCGCAATATGGAATGGCTTCAGCTTCCAATGCAATGGCGCGGGCTGCCTTGCTGCATTCCGCGCGTCTGTCGTATCCAACCATTTGTTTCTCCTACTTATGTATAGGTAAATAGCGGATTGTGAGCGGGTGTGCATCTATAAATTTAGCAGGCAAACTAATTTTGCACTGCAAAATAAACTGAGGTTAACAACGCTGCGGTGCAAAATCCAAAGGCGTGCATGCAAAGGCGTGGCGAGGAGGGTATGGCCTCAGCATTCGGGCAGGTTCACGGCAAGCCCGCCACAAGATAGGCCGCCGTTGGTCGCAACGGTGCAAAGCCTATCGCCAGAAAAGAAGCGCGGCGGGCTTATTCCGAAGCTCAGCATTCGGGGAGATTGACCGCAAGCCCGCCACAAGATAGGCCGCCGTTGGATCCAGCGGCGCAAAGCCTATCGCCAGAAAAGAAGCGAGGCGGGCTAATTTCGTAGCTCAACACTCGGGCAGGTTCACGGCAAGCCCGCCACAAGATAGGCCGCCGTTGGATCCAGCGGCGCAAAGCCTATCGCCAGAAAAGAAGCGAGGCGGGCTAATTTCGTAGCTCAACACTCGGGGAGATTGACCGCAAGCCCGCCGAGCGACGTCTCTTTGTATTTCTCGCCCATATCCTGGCCGGTCTGCCACATGGTCTCGATGCAATTGTCGAGCGGCATGAAGTGGGTGCCATCGCCATGAAGGGAGAGGGACGCCGCTGACACCGCCTTGATGGCCCCAAGGCCGTTGCGCTCAATGCAAGGCACCTGAACCAGCCCCTTCACCGGATCGCAAGTCATGCCCAGATGATGCTCCAGCGCGATTTCAGCTGCATTCTCGATCTGCTCGTTGCTGCCGCCAAGGGCCGCACAGAGACCGCCAGCAGCCATTGCCGCCGCAGAGCCAACTTCGGCCTGACAACCTGCTTCTGCGCCCGAAATGGAGGCGTTGTGCTTGATCAGCCCGCCAATGGCTGCCGCCGTCAGCAAAAAGGTGCGGATGCCTTCATCGCTCGAACCGGGGCATTGATCGCGGTAATAGCGCAGTACGGACGGTATGACGCCAGCCGCGCCGTTGGTCGGCGCGGTGACAACGCGCCCACCCGCAGCATTTTCCTCATTCACCGCCATGGCATAGAGGCTCAGCCAGTCATTGACCTGATGCGGCATAGGCTGATTGTTGCCCCGATCGGCAATCAGCCGCTCGCGGATGGCTTTTGCGCGGCGTTTGACATAGAGGCCTCCCGGCAATTCGCCATCCTTCTCAAGCCCTCTATCGATCACTGCCCGCATCGTGTGCCACAGGCGATCAAGGCCTGTCAGCAAAGCCTCCCGGTCGAGCTCCACTTCCTCGTTTGCCTGCTTCATCGCCGCGATGCTGAGCCCGGAGCGCTGTCCCATGTCGAGCATCTCTGCTGCAGAACCGAAGGGATAGGGATAACCCGCCGCCTTCTGCTCCTTGTGTAGATCCATGGGGTCATGGCTGATCTGTTCATCCAGCTCGCTGGCGGTGACGATGAAGCCACCGCCGATGGAATAATAGGTGGCGCTGGCGAGCTGCTGGTTGCCCTCGCCATAAGCAAAGATCTTCATGCCGTTGGCATGGCCGGACAGGGGCGGGCCATAGTCAAAGACGAGATCCTCGTCAGGGTTGAAGCGCAGGCGCTCAAAGCCATCCGGCTCAATGTGTTTTTCTTCGCGGATGCGCGCTTCCAGCCCTTCGGCTTCGTCCGGATCGAGCTTGTCTGGCGTGATGCCGATCAGCCCGAGGATCACGGCCCGGTCCGTCGCGTGCCCCTTGCCGGTGAAGGCCAGCGAGCCATGCAGCGAGCAGGAGACACGTCGCACCTGCTCAGCGCTGACGCCCATGAAGACACCGCCGCGCAGGTCATCCATGAACCGCGCCGCCGCATTCATCGGCCCCATCGTGTGGGACGAGGAGGGGCCAACCCCGATCTTGAAGATGTCAAAGACGGAAAGGAACATGGGTATGCCTCAGATCGGGGTCGTAGAGTTCAGATTGGACGGCCTATTCAGCTGCCTCTTCGTAGGCATCCACCGGTGGGCAGGTGCAGATGAGATTGCGGTCGCCATAGGCATTGTCGACGCGGTTGACTGGCGGCCAATATTTGTCCACCTCGAAAGCGCCCGCCGGGAAACATCCCTGCTTGCGGCTGTAGGGACGGTCCCATTCGCCAACCAGATCGCGCACCGTATGAGGCGCATTTTTCAGCGGGTTGTTGTCCTTGTCAATCTTGCCGTCTTCAATGTCCTGCGCTTCGCGACGAATGTCGAGCATCGAGGCGATGAAACGATCAAGCTCGGCCTTGGGTTCGGACTCGGTCGGCTCGACCATCAGGGTGCCCGCCACCGGCCAGCTCATGGTCGGCGCGTGGAAGCCATTGTCCATCAGGCGCTTGGCGATGTCATCCACGGTCACATGGCAGGCCTCATCGAGGGGGCGGGTGTCGAGAATGCACTCATGCGCTACACGGCCCGTCTTGGAGGTGTAGAGGATGTCAAAGGCATCCTTGAGGCTTTCGGCGATGTAGTTGGCATTGAGGATCGCCACCTTGGTGGATTGGGTGAGGCCAGCGCCACCCATCAACAGGCAATAGGCCCAGCTCACCGGCAGGATCGAAGGAGAGCCGAAGGGCGCCGCCGAAACCGGTCCGATGGTCGCGTCCCGTTCCGGATGGCCGGGAAGATAAGGAGCAAGATGGGATTTGACGCCAATTGGCCCCATGCCCGGTCCGCCACCGCCATGGGGGATGCAGAAGGTCTTGTGCAAGTTGAGATGGCTGACGTCGCCGCCGATGTCACCGGGCCGGGACAGCCCCACCATGGCGTTCATGTTGGCACCATCGATATAGACCTGCCCACCATGCTCGTGGGTGATGGCACAAACCTCCTGCACCGTCTCCTCGAACACCCCGTGGGTGGAGGGATAGGTGATCATGCAGGCGGCGAGTTGATCGGAATATTGCTCCGCCTTGGCCCGGAAATCCTCAAGATCGATGTCGCCATTGTCTGCCGACTTGACTGGCACCACCTTCCAGCCGGCCAAATGGGCCGAGGCAGGGTTGGTGCCATGGGCCGAGGTCGGAATGAGGCAAATGTTGCGGTGGCCCTGACCCTGAGCCTGCTGATAGTTGCGGATGGTGATGAGGCCCGCATATTCCCCTTGCGCGCCGGAGTTGGGCTGCTGAGAGATGGCGTCATAACCGGTGACAAGGCAGAGCTTGTGATTGAGATCGTCAATCATCTCCTTGTAGCCAAGCGCCTGATCGTCGGGCACGAAGGGGTGCAGGTTGGCAAATTCGGGCCATGTCACCGGGATCATCTCGATGGTCGCATTGAGCTTCATCGTGCAGGAACCGAGCGGGATCATCGCCCGGTCAAGCGCGAGATCGCGGTCGGCGAGGCGGCGCATGTAGCGGGTGATCTCGGCCTCGGCGCGGTTGAGATGAAAAATCGGGTGGGTGAGATAATCGCTTTCGCGCAGGTTGGCCTGTGGCAAGCGATAGGCGATGTCTTCCTCGCGGGCATATTCGTCCGCACCATAGTCAAGATCGCCGCCAAAACTCTTCCAGACCGCTTCCACGACTTCCGGCCGTGTCTGTTCATCAAGGCTGATGCCGATCTTGCTGGACCCCACCTTGCGCAGGTTGATGCCGTTGGCAACCGCGGCGTTCATGATGACGCCTTGAAGCGCGCCCACTTCGACCGTGATGGTGTCAAAGAAGACATCCGGTTCGACCTTGAAGCCTAGTTTCTCAAGGCCATCTGCGAGGCGGACGGTGCGGCGGTGAACATATTGCGCGATGGCCTTGATGCCGTCCGGTCCGTGGTAGACCGCATACATCGAGGCAATGACGGCCAGCAGGGCCTGTGCGGTGCAGACGTTGGAATTGGCTTTTTCGCGGCGGATATGCTGCTCGCGGGTCTGAAGCGCGAGGCGATAGGCCTTGCGGCCCTGACTGTCGATGGTCACGCCAATGATGCGGCCCGGCATGGAGCGCTTGTAGGCGTCGCGACAAGCCATATAGGCGGCATGTGGTCCGCCATAGCCGAGCGGCACGCCAAAGCGCTGGGTGGAGCCGACGGCGATGTCCGCGCCCATCTCGCCCGGTGCCTTGAGCAGCGCCAGAGACAGCGGGTCGGCGATGACGATGCCAAGGGCCTTATTCTCATGCAGGCTCGCGATGAGGTCTGAGAAATCGCGCACATGACCATGGGTGCCGGGATACTGGAAGATGGCCCCGAATACTTCGCTGGGGTCGAGATCTTCCGGTGCGCCGATCTTGACCTCGATGCCAAGTGGCTCTGCCCGTGTCTCGATCACGGCGATATTCTGCGGATGGCAATTCTCGTCGACAAAGAAGACATTGGCCTTGGTCTTGGAGGCGCGTTTGGCCATGGTCATGGCTTCGGCGGCTGCCGTTGCTTCGTCTAGGAGTGAGGCGTTGGCGACCTCCAGACCGGTCAAGTCCGACACCATGGTCTGGAAATTGAGCAAGGCTTCAAGCCGACCCTGACTGATTTCGGGCTGGTAGGGAGTGTAGGCCGTATACCAAGCCGGATTTTCAAGGATGTTTCTCAGGATCACCGGCGGCGTGGTGGTGCCATAATAGCCCTGACCAATCAGCGAGGTGAGAAGCTTGTTCTTGGAGGCGACCTGCCGCATGTGGTGCAGGGTGTCTTTTTCCGTCAGTGCACCGCCCCATTCCAGCGGCTCTTTTTGACGGATCGAAGGAGGAACGGTGGCATCGATGAGCGCATCCAGCGTTTCGAACCCGACGACCTTCAGCATCTCTGCCATTTCCGACGGGCTCGGGCCGATGTGGCGCCGGTTGGCAAAATCATAGGCTTCGTAGTCGGTCAGTTGGAATGCCATGGGCTCTGTCCTCTGTCTTTTTGAGCGGCTCGCCGTTGCGGGGTAGTCTGAGTGGCGAGGGACAATGTTGCAAGTGCAGTTGTGTTTCTTATAGGGGAAATTTCCCTCTTGGGCAATAATGTGTTATATGAGATACCTGACTTG encodes:
- the gcvP gene encoding aminomethyl-transferring glycine dehydrogenase, translated to MAFQLTDYEAYDFANRRHIGPSPSEMAEMLKVVGFETLDALIDATVPPSIRQKEPLEWGGALTEKDTLHHMRQVASKNKLLTSLIGQGYYGTTTPPVILRNILENPAWYTAYTPYQPEISQGRLEALLNFQTMVSDLTGLEVANASLLDEATAAAEAMTMAKRASKTKANVFFVDENCHPQNIAVIETRAEPLGIEVKIGAPEDLDPSEVFGAIFQYPGTHGHVRDFSDLIASLHENKALGIVIADPLSLALLKAPGEMGADIAVGSTQRFGVPLGYGGPHAAYMACRDAYKRSMPGRIIGVTIDSQGRKAYRLALQTREQHIRREKANSNVCTAQALLAVIASMYAVYHGPDGIKAIAQYVHRRTVRLADGLEKLGFKVEPDVFFDTITVEVGALQGVIMNAAVANGINLRKVGSSKIGISLDEQTRPEVVEAVWKSFGGDLDYGADEYAREEDIAYRLPQANLRESDYLTHPIFHLNRAEAEITRYMRRLADRDLALDRAMIPLGSCTMKLNATIEMIPVTWPEFANLHPFVPDDQALGYKEMIDDLNHKLCLVTGYDAISQQPNSGAQGEYAGLITIRNYQQAQGQGHRNICLIPTSAHGTNPASAHLAGWKVVPVKSADNGDIDLEDFRAKAEQYSDQLAACMITYPSTHGVFEETVQEVCAITHEHGGQVYIDGANMNAMVGLSRPGDIGGDVSHLNLHKTFCIPHGGGGPGMGPIGVKSHLAPYLPGHPERDATIGPVSAAPFGSPSILPVSWAYCLLMGGAGLTQSTKVAILNANYIAESLKDAFDILYTSKTGRVAHECILDTRPLDEACHVTVDDIAKRLMDNGFHAPTMSWPVAGTLMVEPTESEPKAELDRFIASMLDIRREAQDIEDGKIDKDNNPLKNAPHTVRDLVGEWDRPYSRKQGCFPAGAFEVDKYWPPVNRVDNAYGDRNLICTCPPVDAYEEAAE
- a CDS encoding L-serine ammonia-lyase; this translates as MFLSVFDIFKIGVGPSSSHTMGPMNAAARFMDDLRGGVFMGVSAEQVRRVSCSLHGSLAFTGKGHATDRAVILGLIGITPDKLDPDEAEGLEARIREEKHIEPDGFERLRFNPDEDLVFDYGPPLSGHANGMKIFAYGEGNQQLASATYYSIGGGFIVTASELDEQISHDPMDLHKEQKAAGYPYPFGSAAEMLDMGQRSGLSIAAMKQANEEVELDREALLTGLDRLWHTMRAVIDRGLEKDGELPGGLYVKRRAKAIRERLIADRGNNQPMPHQVNDWLSLYAMAVNEENAAGGRVVTAPTNGAAGVIPSVLRYYRDQCPGSSDEGIRTFLLTAAAIGGLIKHNASISGAEAGCQAEVGSAAAMAAGGLCAALGGSNEQIENAAEIALEHHLGMTCDPVKGLVQVPCIERNGLGAIKAVSAASLSLHGDGTHFMPLDNCIETMWQTGQDMGEKYKETSLGGLAVNLPEC